The sequence below is a genomic window from Candidatus Korarchaeum sp..
GGGTGAGGTAGCCTTAGTATCGGCCCCTCTGGGGGATATAGAGAAGCTCACCTTGGACGGGAGGGGGTACATAATACAGAGGTCCTCTTATGTGGCCTCGGACCCTACGGTAGAGCTCGATATAAAGTGGCAGGGCTTCACTAAGGGGATATTCGGGCAGGGCCTCTTCATGATAAAGACATCTGGGAGGGGGAATTTGTTCATAAACACTTTCGGAGCTATAGATAGGCATGAGCTATCTGCTGGAGAATCTCTGATAGTCGACAATTTCCATTTAGTTGCTTTCTCAGATACATGCTCTTATGAAGTGAGGAGGCTGGGCGGACTGAAGGAGCTCGCTTTGAGTGGGGAAGGCCTCGTTGTCGAGATAAGGGGGCCTGGAGAAGTCTTGATACAGACGAAGAGCATATTTGAATTCGCCAATTGGCTCTGGCAAGTGCTGGAGCCGAAGGTAAGGGCCACTATGGGAGCGAGGTGAACTCCTCTGAGATCAGGATATGATGAAGTACGAAGCGCCTATGAGGGAGAGGATCCCTACCATCGTATCAGCTCTGCCTCCTGTCCTCAGGGGGCCGCTCGACTTCCACTTGGAGAGGGGGTAGAGCCACATGACCCCTACCTTAGTCAAGCTGTCCATGAGGAGATGGGAAATTATCCCTATTGAGGAGAGCCAAGT
It includes:
- a CDS encoding TIGR00266 family protein — translated: MEYEIRYRPSYSMLVVKLNQGETITAEAGAMTYMTPNIKIKTRARAGVLDTIKLGILGGQSFFVNDYTAVGGPGEVALVSAPLGDIEKLTLDGRGYIIQRSSYVASDPTVELDIKWQGFTKGIFGQGLFMIKTSGRGNLFINTFGAIDRHELSAGESLIVDNFHLVAFSDTCSYEVRRLGGLKELALSGEGLVVEIRGPGEVLIQTKSIFEFANWLWQVLEPKVRATMGAR